The Thalassotalea nanhaiensis genome has a window encoding:
- a CDS encoding arylsulfatase, with product MKTLLNIRKNKLIAMMVFCAAAITGCGQSEQQASASQSGVKDNKPNIILVMTDDQGYGDFSMHNNPIVKTPNLEQLAAQSQRLTNFHVDPTCSPTRAALLSGQYSLRAGVWHTVMGRHMLNDQHYTLPEILKDNGYRTAMLGKWHLGENYPYRPQDQGFDHVLMHGGGGVGQAPDYWGNTQFDDTYYLNGEEKAYPGFATDVWFDEAIDFVKQEATKDSPFFLYLSLNAPHVPWRAPEQYIEPYKALGLGDDLANFYGMITNIDDNLARLRVAMQDSNIDDNTIFIFMTDNGSSMAAKSDGEPLNRLDKDTIAAIEAKTGQRLTTLNSAMRQGKGSTYEGGHRVPFFIHWPNGELGQPRDISDLTAHFDVLPTLLDFVGIDSCTIDTDGISLAPALRDSKSLPDRTLIVTNQRVLHPDPNRPYAVMQGNWRYVHGDEEGGIELFYVSEDPSQQDDLSIQHPEKVKELAKAYEQWWLHATGAGTPTTRIVIGSAFENPSRLTGMDWLSPNTEQVPWWPGFGDDKWGKKSNVAWLGKEDQFLISPWALKVAAKGQYSMTLYLHDIPAEKVIGKRFAHLQLNGKVETLAIAEGAKSVNFKVMLEAGDLDVRAWFDNQANDSGLSTGLPAFYMYVEK from the coding sequence ATGAAAACTTTATTAAATATAAGAAAAAATAAATTGATCGCAATGATGGTATTTTGTGCCGCTGCTATCACTGGCTGTGGCCAATCAGAACAACAAGCTTCAGCAAGCCAAAGTGGCGTTAAAGACAACAAGCCAAATATCATCTTAGTGATGACAGACGATCAAGGTTATGGTGATTTTTCAATGCACAATAATCCTATCGTTAAAACGCCAAATCTTGAACAGTTAGCCGCACAAAGCCAGCGTTTAACAAATTTTCATGTAGATCCGACATGCTCACCAACCCGTGCGGCACTGTTAAGTGGCCAGTACTCACTTAGAGCAGGCGTGTGGCATACCGTGATGGGACGTCATATGTTAAATGACCAACATTATACCTTGCCCGAAATTTTAAAAGATAATGGTTACCGTACGGCAATGTTAGGTAAGTGGCATTTAGGTGAAAACTACCCGTACCGCCCTCAAGACCAAGGCTTTGATCATGTGTTGATGCATGGCGGCGGTGGTGTAGGGCAAGCGCCAGATTATTGGGGAAATACGCAATTTGATGATACCTATTATTTAAATGGCGAAGAAAAGGCTTATCCGGGCTTTGCAACAGATGTTTGGTTTGATGAAGCAATAGATTTTGTTAAACAAGAAGCGACAAAAGATTCGCCATTCTTCCTTTACCTGTCACTTAATGCGCCACATGTGCCATGGCGTGCACCCGAGCAATACATAGAGCCATACAAAGCCTTAGGCTTAGGGGACGACTTGGCTAATTTCTACGGCATGATCACTAATATCGATGATAATCTGGCTCGTCTTCGCGTGGCGATGCAAGACAGTAATATTGATGACAATACCATCTTTATATTTATGACAGACAATGGTTCATCAATGGCGGCAAAAAGCGATGGCGAACCACTTAATCGATTAGATAAAGATACCATTGCTGCGATTGAAGCAAAAACTGGTCAACGCTTAACGACACTAAACAGTGCTATGCGTCAGGGCAAAGGCTCTACTTATGAAGGTGGTCATCGTGTACCATTTTTCATTCATTGGCCAAATGGTGAGTTAGGGCAGCCAAGAGACATTAGTGATTTAACTGCACATTTTGATGTGCTACCAACGTTACTTGATTTTGTCGGCATTGATAGCTGCACTATTGATACAGACGGTATTTCATTAGCTCCAGCACTTCGTGACAGTAAAAGCTTGCCAGACAGAACACTAATAGTAACTAACCAGCGCGTATTGCATCCCGATCCTAACCGACCATATGCGGTTATGCAGGGCAATTGGCGTTACGTTCATGGTGATGAGGAAGGCGGCATCGAATTATTTTATGTCAGCGAAGATCCGAGCCAGCAAGATGATCTTAGTATTCAACACCCTGAAAAAGTTAAAGAACTGGCAAAAGCTTACGAGCAGTGGTGGTTACATGCAACGGGCGCAGGGACACCAACGACTCGCATTGTAATTGGTAGTGCTTTTGAGAACCCGTCTCGTTTAACTGGCATGGACTGGTTATCACCTAATACCGAGCAAGTACCTTGGTGGCCAGGCTTTGGTGATGATAAATGGGGTAAAAAAAGTAACGTTGCTTGGCTAGGTAAGGAAGATCAATTTTTAATATCACCATGGGCATTAAAGGTTGCTGCAAAAGGCCAATACAGTATGACGCTTTATTTGCATGATATTCCTGCTGAAAAAGTGATCGGCAAGCGTTTTGCACATTTGCAATTAAACGGCAAGGTCGAAACATTAGCGATTGCTGAAGGAGCTAAGTCAGTAAACTTTAAGGTTATGTTAGAAGCTGGCGATTTAGATGTTCGTGCTTGGTTTGATAACCAAGCCAATGATAGCGGTTTAAGCACAGGCTTACCGGCATTTTATATGTACGTTGAAAAGTAA
- a CDS encoding alpha/beta hydrolase family protein translates to MNFAHYLLLSLTLIAGTSSANTVIDELNSLASNNKAPIVHQQQVLADGVQSFYFEGSPYKGKATRIFAYYNKPAGDGPFPAIVLVHGGGGSAYKQWVKKWNDAGFAAISIAVEGQTGTQINKRPPNKWEKHQWSGPKRAGIYEDADNPLFDQWMFHASSAVIKAHNLLRSFAEINQEQIGLSGISWGGVVTSTVIGFDQRFAFAIPIYGSGFLNDLENHYGEALKDNRTYQTVWEPALRIANFKNPTFWLTGLKENNFSLDAQAKTYKLLHGQHVQSIQPKLKHNHPAGWAPKEQYEFAKAVINGDLLPNFAQHKLVNNVVSVTTNMHQGNATQANRITSAVLFYSNDVGHTFNRVWQQLPVTIESRGERTLLISKLPASATAWIFNIEHNNLLFSSELYERKQ, encoded by the coding sequence ATGAATTTTGCCCATTACTTGCTGCTCAGTTTGACTTTAATTGCTGGTACTTCTTCCGCAAATACGGTCATAGATGAACTTAATAGCCTTGCCTCAAATAACAAGGCTCCTATTGTTCATCAGCAGCAAGTGTTAGCCGATGGTGTTCAGTCGTTTTATTTCGAAGGTTCGCCATATAAAGGAAAGGCCACCAGGATATTTGCTTATTACAATAAGCCAGCGGGTGACGGCCCTTTCCCTGCAATCGTATTGGTACACGGTGGTGGTGGAAGTGCGTATAAGCAATGGGTAAAAAAATGGAATGATGCCGGTTTTGCTGCTATTTCAATTGCTGTGGAAGGACAAACGGGAACACAAATAAATAAACGCCCACCAAATAAATGGGAAAAGCATCAGTGGAGTGGCCCTAAACGCGCCGGTATTTATGAAGACGCAGATAATCCTTTATTTGATCAGTGGATGTTTCATGCATCCAGTGCGGTAATTAAAGCCCATAATTTACTACGCTCGTTCGCTGAAATAAATCAAGAGCAAATAGGCTTATCAGGTATTTCTTGGGGCGGAGTTGTTACCTCAACGGTTATTGGTTTTGATCAAAGGTTTGCTTTTGCTATTCCAATTTATGGCAGTGGCTTTCTTAATGATTTGGAAAATCATTATGGCGAAGCACTCAAAGACAACAGAACTTATCAAACTGTTTGGGAACCAGCATTGCGTATTGCTAACTTTAAAAATCCCACTTTTTGGTTAACAGGATTAAAAGAAAACAACTTTTCGTTAGACGCCCAAGCAAAGACTTATAAATTATTACATGGACAACATGTGCAGAGCATACAGCCTAAATTAAAACATAACCATCCTGCTGGTTGGGCTCCAAAAGAGCAATATGAATTTGCAAAAGCTGTTATCAACGGCGACTTGTTGCCTAATTTTGCTCAGCATAAGTTGGTCAATAATGTTGTCAGTGTGACTACTAATATGCATCAAGGCAATGCTACGCAAGCAAATAGAATAACCTCAGCAGTACTTTTTTACAGTAACGATGTTGGCCATACATTTAACAGAGTTTGGCAGCAGTTGCCTGTAACCATTGAAAGTAGAGGCGAGCGAACTTTATTAATCTCGAAATTACCGGCAAGTGCAACAGCCTGGATATTCAATATTGAACATAACAACTTGCTCTTTAGTAGTGAGTTATATGAGCGTAAACAATAA
- a CDS encoding sulfatase-like hydrolase/transferase: MRINAFVLFGISLTLAITGCSESKNNEGENVSASFAIEQQSRPNVIVILADDMQKGVTGHEGHPIIKTPNLDKLASGGTVFGKAFATSPVCTPSRTNLLTGLYERRHGVNFGSNSTMTEKAWANTYPMLLKDSGYFVGYVGKNHTPIGINQDGGFGYKSGLMDTSFDYWYASHKHLSFYPKDKKAHKIFKNAKADTQIEIMEEGVENFMAPNEAFKAGYSFLDSRPKDQPFALLLNFNVPHANSTSSMQLRDTDLDLYKTAYRDQIDEITVPKTYIAEKDIKEPKLPKHVYNGEYIKTYNYVKTPETLKERKIREMQTISGIDKLVGKLIKHLEEQGVADNTIIVFTSDHGLMHGEFGMGGKTLLYEPSVRIPMVIYDPRQPATEKADNNNDLVALVDIAPTLLDLTSTPIPEEMHGESLKPLMQGETTDWRQEIFLENMMMIQNYPRTESVRTHKWKYIRYFDKKNDGPYEVAINNSINGEQPIYEELFDIENDPHEINNLINEPGHKKIIEQLRSKNAELVKKYRGTGPLNTHISKEKPKAVDPLVG, encoded by the coding sequence ATGAGAATTAATGCATTTGTCCTATTTGGAATTTCATTAACGCTAGCTATAACTGGCTGCAGTGAATCGAAAAATAATGAAGGTGAGAATGTTTCAGCAAGTTTTGCTATTGAACAACAGAGCCGACCTAATGTTATCGTAATTCTTGCTGATGATATGCAAAAAGGGGTAACGGGGCATGAAGGACACCCAATAATAAAAACCCCCAACCTTGATAAATTAGCATCAGGGGGAACAGTTTTTGGTAAAGCATTTGCAACGAGTCCAGTTTGTACGCCTAGTCGTACGAATCTACTTACTGGCCTTTATGAGCGTCGCCATGGTGTAAACTTTGGTTCGAACAGTACAATGACTGAAAAAGCATGGGCCAATACCTATCCTATGTTATTAAAAGATTCAGGATATTTTGTTGGTTATGTTGGTAAAAACCATACGCCAATTGGTATAAACCAAGATGGTGGCTTTGGTTATAAAAGTGGCTTAATGGATACCAGTTTTGATTACTGGTATGCCAGCCATAAACATTTGAGCTTTTATCCAAAAGATAAAAAAGCACATAAGATATTTAAAAATGCTAAGGCCGACACCCAAATTGAAATTATGGAAGAAGGCGTTGAAAACTTCATGGCGCCTAATGAAGCCTTTAAAGCGGGTTATAGCTTTTTAGATAGTCGCCCTAAAGATCAGCCGTTTGCTTTATTATTAAACTTTAATGTGCCGCATGCCAACAGTACGAGCTCAATGCAGCTGCGTGATACTGACTTAGATTTATATAAAACAGCTTATCGTGATCAAATTGATGAAATCACTGTACCTAAAACCTATATCGCCGAAAAAGACATTAAAGAACCGAAACTGCCTAAGCATGTGTATAACGGTGAATATATAAAAACCTACAACTACGTTAAAACACCTGAGACGCTTAAAGAGCGAAAAATCAGAGAAATGCAAACCATTTCAGGCATAGATAAATTAGTTGGTAAGCTGATTAAGCACCTTGAAGAACAAGGTGTTGCCGATAACACCATTATAGTATTTACCTCAGATCATGGCTTAATGCATGGTGAATTTGGTATGGGCGGAAAAACACTTTTATATGAACCGTCAGTTCGTATTCCTATGGTGATATATGATCCTCGCCAACCAGCTACTGAAAAAGCTGATAACAATAACGATTTAGTGGCACTAGTTGATATTGCTCCGACTTTGCTTGATTTAACTTCTACCCCAATCCCTGAGGAAATGCATGGCGAAAGTTTAAAACCATTAATGCAAGGCGAAACCACTGATTGGCGTCAAGAAATATTCTTAGAGAATATGATGATGATCCAAAATTATCCAAGAACAGAGTCGGTTAGAACCCATAAATGGAAATACATTCGTTATTTTGACAAGAAAAATGATGGCCCGTATGAGGTTGCCATTAATAACTCAATTAATGGTGAACAGCCTATTTATGAAGAACTTTTTGACATCGAAAATGATCCTCATGAGATAAACAATTTAATTAATGAACCTGGGCATAAAAAAATTATTGAACAACTTCGTAGTAAAAATGCGGAACTGGTTAAAAAGTATCGTGGAACAGGCCCTTTAAATACTCATATTAGTAAAGAAAAACCTAAAGCTGTTGATCCACTTGTGGGTTAA
- a CDS encoding GntR family transcriptional regulator — protein MDVSNKTYLFKKSINSMLKLIVDLTDGQNVMPNDIELTRLLGISRTTVRACVEHLCDSGIVKRDGADKVVLRQPNTKDYFDIENKNSTKDEQIEKYFLNLINTGQLLPGDRFSELSLAKNSGCTTITVREFLIKFSNYGLIEKIPRGRWVMVTFDEEFARELISFREMVEMKAITELLKLPKNHSTWLELQELLHKHQEVRKDMENRYQEFPDLDRALHLIIQNCAKNRFTKQFFDIVSFVCHYHYQWDKTGELERFTVAIDEHIDLLNNLITHNNAGAIMSMEKHLNSAESTLLRCVHGLES, from the coding sequence ATGGATGTGAGTAATAAAACTTATTTATTCAAAAAATCAATAAACAGCATGCTTAAATTAATCGTTGATCTTACTGACGGGCAAAATGTTATGCCTAACGATATTGAATTGACTCGATTACTGGGTATTAGTAGAACAACGGTCAGAGCATGTGTTGAGCACCTCTGTGATTCTGGTATCGTCAAAAGGGATGGAGCTGATAAAGTTGTATTGCGCCAGCCTAACACGAAAGATTATTTTGATATTGAAAATAAAAACTCCACCAAAGATGAACAAATAGAAAAGTATTTCCTCAATCTAATTAACACAGGCCAATTGTTACCAGGTGACAGATTTTCAGAATTAAGCTTAGCTAAAAACTCGGGCTGTACGACCATCACCGTGCGTGAATTTTTGATCAAATTTTCGAATTACGGTCTAATTGAAAAAATACCTCGTGGTCGCTGGGTGATGGTTACGTTTGATGAAGAGTTTGCCAGAGAACTGATTTCATTTAGAGAAATGGTTGAAATGAAAGCCATTACAGAGCTTTTAAAACTACCCAAAAACCATTCAACTTGGCTAGAGTTACAGGAGTTACTACATAAGCATCAGGAAGTGCGAAAAGATATGGAGAACCGTTATCAAGAGTTCCCAGATTTAGATAGAGCGCTTCATCTTATTATTCAAAATTGTGCAAAAAACCGCTTTACTAAGCAGTTTTTCGACATCGTATCATTTGTTTGCCACTATCATTACCAATGGGATAAAACAGGTGAGTTAGAACGATTTACCGTTGCAATTGATGAACATATCGATTTATTAAATAATTTGATCACCCATAATAATGCTGGTGCTATCATGAGTATGGAAAAACATTTAAATAGTGCCGAAAGCACTTTGTTACGTTGTGTGCATGGATTAGAAAGTTAA